One Nitrospira sp. MA-1 genomic window, ACTAAATATTCGTGCTATGAGCACAGTCAATCGCAGGAAATACCGACATTTTTACCTGATGAACCAGAACTTCGCCAAGACCTTGAAAAATTGAAGAATTGGCGAAAATCGTTCAAGGAAAGATCAGTTTAGGTTAATCAATGAGCATCATCAACCAGCCCAACCCCGCCATGCGGAACCACGTCGTCACCGGACTGGAAGCTAAACTGGCCAATTTCTTCCAGCTCTGGCAGGGCATGATGCAGGAACTCCTCACCGGAAGAATTCGATTAATATGACCGATTCAATAAGTGAGTCAGCCATAGTACGGGCGGTCGCAGAGCAAGCGGCTCGGCGTATCACCCGAAAGGTTATCTCAGTATTGCAAATGATGTCCGAGACGTTGGCTGGCGATGACTCCGATCTGAAAACATCCTGGGACGAGATTTGCGTACAAGTGCAGATTGAGGCGTCCTTTTCCTGGGACGCCTACGACGAGACCGTACGACATATCGTGGAAGGACACATCGTTAAGTTGCTGAAGCACGAGCGTGAGGCGATTTGGTTGCAGACTGATGCCGGTTGGGATTGGGCCTATGAGGAATCCGCGGACCGTGAGGCTGACCCAGAAATGGATGACGACATAGTCGATTACCTTACCCGCGAGTACGTGTATGCGGAGGCTGGCCATTGGTCGAACGCACGGATCAGAGCCCTTATTGAACGATAAAGCATGAGGGACTAACCGTTGATCATCATCGGTCAACGCGAACGCACCAAGCAGAACTGTAGCATCGACTCGCTGGAGACTAAGGAGACAAGGCTTCCCAGCTCCAACAGGACATGATGCAAGAACTCTTAACTGAAAGGACTCAACTGATATGAAAATCTCGACCGTCCTTGACCACATCGATAGCGGGCACATGGCTCTGCCCGAGTTCCAGCGCGGATATGTTTGGAACCGCGATCAGGTGCGCGGATTCTTTAATTCGCTCTACCGCCGGCATCCCGTGGGTGGTTTACTGGTGTGGGCTACCGAATCCAAGACCGCCGCGCACCGTGGCGATGGCCCTTTGGCCGCCGGGGTCGTGAAGCTTCTGCTCGACGGGCAGCAACGTATGACCTCGCTCTACGGAGTGGTTCGAGGCAAGCCGCCCAAGTTCTTTGACGGCAACACGCAAGCCTTCACTGGTCTGCGCTTTCATCTGGAAACGGAGACCTTCGCCTTCTACCAGCCTTTGAAGATGCAGGATGACCCGCTTTGGATTGACGTCACTGCACTCATGAAGAAGGGGACGGCCGGGCTTGGCGAGTTCGTTACGCGGCTGAGTACGCAGGCGGCGCTGGCCCCTAAGGTGGGCGATTACGTGGCGCGGCTGAGTGGTCTGCTCGGTGTGACCGAAATTGACCTTCATATCGAGGAAGTCTCCGGGGCTGATAAGACGCTGGATGTGGTGGTGGACATCTTCAACCGGGTCAACAGCGGCGGTACCAAACTCTCCAAGGGCGACCTGGCGCTGGCAAAAATCTGTGCCGATTGGCCGGAGGCTCGCGACACCATGAAGGCCAAGCTCAAAGAGTGGGGCAAGGCCGATTACCACTTCAACCTTGACTGGCTGTTGCGCTCGGTAAACACGGCGCTAACCGGTGAGGCGAAGTTCCAGTTTCTGCATGAGAAAACGGCAGAGGAAATTCAGGATGGTCTGAAGCGCGCGGTCAAACACATCGACACCAGTTTGAATCTGATCAGCGGGAGGCTGGGGCTGGACCATGACCAAGTGTTTTTCGGCCGGTTCGGGGTTCCAGTGATGGTGCGCTACCTCGACCAACGCACTGGAACGATGAACGAGAAGGAGCGCGACAAGCTTCTGTTCTGGTTCGTGCAGGCTGGGATGTGGGGACGTTTCTCCGGCTCCACGGAATCCTTCATCGATCAGGACCTGGCGGCCCTCGAAGGTGCAGATGGCGGACTGGACAAGCTGTTGGAACAATTACGCCTCTGGCATGGCGGGCTGCGTGTAGAGCCGGGGAACTTTACCGGTTGGAGCCTCGGCGCACGATTCTATCCCGTTCTCTACCTACTCACCCGCATGGGGGAGGCGCGCGACTGGGGCACAGGTTTGCCCTTAAAAGCCAACCTCCTTGGAAAAATGAGTCGTCTTGAAGTGCATCACATTTTCCCCAAAGCGCAGCTTTATAAGCGAAAGTTTAAGAAGCCTGAGGTCAATGCGCTTGCGAATTTCTGCTTTCTCACCAAAGACACAAACCTCGACATCAGGGATCGCCTGCCAGAGGAATACTACCTTGAAGTGGAGAAGAACCATCCGGGCGCCTTGGCATCGCAATGGATTCCGATGGACAGGGCGCTCTGGAAGATCGAGTGCTTTCGAGAATTCTTGGAGGCCCGAAAGGAATTGCTTGCGCTGGAAGTCAACCGGCGAATGGAGGAATTATTGCACGGTAACAGTCGATGGTTGAAGGGTCCAACGGCGGCCGTCCCAACGATCGTGGGTGTTGGCGTAGGGACTAGCAGCGAAGAGGAGGACGCTCAGCTCAAAGCATTGAACGATTGGATGGAGGGCCAGAGTCTGCCGCCTGGCGCCTTGGCCTATGACTTCGCCGACCCGGCCACAGGCGAGCAAAAAGCGTTGCTTGACTTGGCTTGGCCCAACGGCATTCAGGAGGAACTCAGCCAGCCGGTTGCCGTGCTCTTGAACGAAGGCGCGGAGACGATTGCTATCGCCAGCCAGGCGGGTTATCGCTGTTTCACTTCGGTCTCTGAGTTTCAAAAGTATGTGCATGCGGAGGTCTTGGCTGAGGAGGCACTGAATTGAGCGAAATTGGTCAAACCGAACGCGCCACGCAGAACCGGATCATTGCCTTGTTCCGTGATGAGTTGCACTATCGCTATCTGGACGACTGGACCGACCGCGAGGGCAATAGCAACATTGAGGAAGGGTTACTCACCGACTACCTGACCAAAAGTGGCTATACCCCGGCACAGATCAGCAAGGCCAGCTACGATCTACGCACTGAAGCGGATAACCACAGCCGTGGCCTCTATGGCAATAATCAGAAGGTTTACAACCTGCTGCGCTATGGCGTGCCGGTGAAGATCGAAGCAGGCAAAGTGACGGATACGGTTCAGCTCATCAACTGGAAGCGCCCGGAGCAGAATGTTTTTGCCATTGCGGAGGAAGTGACGCTCAAGGGTAACCACGAACGGCGACCCGATATTGTGCTGTATGTCAACGGCATCGCTATTGGCTTGCTGGAGCTGAAGAACAGCCGCGTGTCAATTGGCGACGGCATCCGCCAAAGCCTATCTAACCAGCAACTCGAATTTAATGGGTGGTTCTTTAGCACGTTGCAGTTCATCTTCGCCGGTAACGACTCCGAGGGGCTACAATACGGCACCATCGGAACGCCGGAGAAATACTTCCTGAAGTGGAAGGAGGAGGAGGAGGAGGACAATACCCGCTTCAAGTTAGACAAGTACCTGCTTAAAATGTGCCGCAAGGATCGCCTTCTCGAGTTAATGCATGACTTCGTGCTCTTCGACGGTGGCATAAAGAAACTGCCACGTGCACATCAGTATTTCGGCGTCAAGGCGGCGCAGCAGCATGTGCGTCAGAAGAAGGACGGCATCATCTGGCACACGCAGGGCAGCGGCAAGAGCATCGTGATGGTTCTGCTCGCGAAGTGGATACTGGAGAACAATCCCCACGCCCGCGTCGCTATCCTCACCGATCGGGACGAACTGGACAAACAGATCGAACGGGTGTTTACCGAATCGGGCGAGGCAATCAAGCGCACCAGCAGCGGCCGTGATCTCATGCAGCAGCTCAGTCAGGCCACACCGCGACTGCTCTGTTCGCTGGTGCATAAGTTTGGCAAGAAGGGCAAGAAGACGGATGAGGAATTCAAACAATTCATCGAAGAACTGAAGTCTCAGCCATCACATGCCGTTGGCGAGGTATTTGTCTTCGTTGACGAGTGTCATCGCACGCAGAGCGGCAGGTTGCACAAGACCATGAAAGCCCTCATGCCCAACGCTGTCTTCATCGGGTTCACCGGTACGCCCCTGCTTAAGGAGGATAAACAGACGAGTCTTGAAGTCTTTGGTGGCTACATCCACACCTACAAATTCAGCGAGGGCGTTGAAGATGGGGTCGTGTTGGATCTCGTCTATGAGGCGCGGGACATCGATCAGCGCCTCGGCTCCGTAGACAAGATTGACGCGTGGTTCGAGGCCAAGACCAAGGGCCTCAACGACTGGCAGAAGGCTGAGCTGAAGCAGAAGTGGGGAACGATGCAGAACGTGCTCAGCTCCAAGTCGCGCATGGATCGGGTGATAAGCGACATTGTGTTCGACTTCAGTGTGAAGCCGCGCCTTTCCAGCGAACGTGGCAACGCCATCCTGGTCGCCTCTAGTATTTACGAGGCGTGCAAATATTTCAGCCTATTTCAAAAGACTCCCTTCAAGGGCAAATGCGCGGTGGTGACCTCCTACAATCCCTTGGCCAAGGATGTGACGCTGGAGGAAACTGGGGCGAACACAGAGACGGACAAGCAGTTCATTTTCAACATCTACTCTGAGTTGCTGGAAGAGATTGAAGCAAAGCCTGGCATGACTAAGACGGAGACCTATGAGGACTGGGCCAAAGCATTGTTTACGAAGGAACCTGCGAATATGAAGCTGCTCGTCGTGGTAGACAAGCTGCTCACTGGCTTTGATGCCCCACCCTGCACCTATCTCTACATCGACAAGTCCATGCAGGACCATGGCCTGTTCCAGGCCATCTGCCGTGTTAACCGGCTGGATGGCGAGGACAAGGATTTCGGTTACATCGTAGATTACAAGGACCTGTTTAAGAAAGTAGAGAACGCCATCGCCGTCTATACCTCAGAGTTGGATCACAGCGCGGGGGGTGCCGATCCCGAGGTGCTGTTGCAGGATCGACTCAAGAAAGGGAGGGAACGGCTCGACCAGGCGCTGGAAGCCCTTGGCCTGCTGTGCGAGCCGGTGGAACCGCCGAAGGGTGAGCTGGAGCACATCCACTACTTTTGCGGCAACACGGAAATTCCAGCCGACCTGCAAGAACGGGAACCGCAACGCGCCGCGCTCTATAAGGGGACCGTGGCGCTGGTGCGCGCCTATGCGAATATCGCCGACGAACTGGAGGCCGCCGGATATAGTGAGGCCGACATCAGCCGCATCAAGCAACAGCTTGACCATTACCTGAATGTGCGGGAAATCATTCGCAAGGCCAGCGGGGAAAGCCTGGACTTGAAAGCCTACGAGGCGGACATGCGCCACCTCCTGGATACCTATATTGAAGCCGATGAACCCAGGAAGATTTCTCCCTTCGACAACATGGGTCTGTTGGAGCTGATAGTCAAGACCGGGATTGCGAATGCCATCGCTACTCAGCTTGGCGGATTGAAGGGCAACAAAAACGCCATTGCCGAGACCATTGAGAACAACGTCCGCCGTAAAATCATTAAAGAGCACCTGAGCGATCCGGCATATTACGATAAGATGTCCGCATTGCTGAATGAGATCATTGCAGCACGCAGGTCGAAGGCCATCGAATATGAAGAGTATCTGAAGCGCATCGCCGAGTTGGCGAAAAAAGTGGAGGCCGGGCAGGCGGAGGATCTGCCTGTGCAATTGAATACGCCGGGATGCCGCGCACTCTACAACAACCTCAGGCGGGGGGCTGCCGGCAATGCGAACGCCGCTGAGACCTCCCCTTCCTATGGGAACACACCACACGATGCTGTGCTGGAACTGGCAATCAAGATCGATGACACCGTCAAGCGCACCAGACCCGATGGCTGGCGAGGTGTGCAAGCCCGCGAGCGGGTCATTAAAGCGGCCTTGTATGGCATCTTGCAGAACGAGGTCGAGGTCGAACGCATTTTTCTTATCATCAAGCAGCAGAAGGAATACTGATGGTCTCGCAGATTACCCTGGGAGACATCACCGTGGATGTGGTAAAGAAGGGCATCAGGAACATCCACCTGAGCGTCAACCCTCCAACGGGCCACGTGCGAATCTCCGCGCCGCTCCGAATGGACCTCGACACCATCCGCGTCTTTGCTATTACCAAGCTCGGCTGGATCAAGAGCCAGCAGCACAAGATGTGTGAACAAGCCCGTGAAACTCCACGCGAGTATCTCAACCGTGAAAGTCATTATGTGTGGGGAACGCGCTACCTGCTAACGGTCAACGAGAGGGACCAATCACCGTCCGTCGAATTGACGCACAACCGGATGCGTCTGCGCGTTCGCCCGGACACCGATGCGCACAAGAGGCAAACCATCATAGAGGATTGGTATCGCGCCCAGCTCAAGCAAGCCGTGGCGCCTTTGATCGCAAAATGGGAACCGCTCATCGGCGTGAAGGTGAAGCAGTTTTTTGTACAGCGCATGAAGACCAAATGGGGTAGCTGCAACCCGGTTGCGCGCAGTATTCGCCTCAACTCCGATCTCGCCAAGAAACCCCAGGAATGCCTTGAATACATCGTGGTTCACGAAATGGTTCACTTACTTGAATCGACGCACAACGCTCGTTTTGTCTCACTCATGGACCGATTTATGCCCAAGTGGCAGTTCTATCGGGACCAGCTCAACCGCCTCCCGGTTCGCCATCAACATTGGGGATATTAAGCCAGCCAGGCAGCAATCTTGGGAAACTGATAGAGCGCGTTTCTAACAATAACGACAACTTGCCTCTAGACCCCAAATTGGTAATGACACATTCTCCATTCCTTAAGGAACCCACTCGCCAGATTCATTCTCGTTTAGCCCATCTCTTCTATCACGACAACTTCCATTCCGTTGAAACTCTCTAACAACGGTCGCATAATGGAGTCATCCTTTGCGCAAAGCGCGACAGACCGGATAGACGCCGGTTCGAATTGTTGCATCAGCTCAGCAGAAAACAATGTCTGCCCCATCAGATACATTCCCCGTCGATTCGCCTTGGCTTGCACCACAATGACGTCTTGCCCCTTGAGGATGACATCCCGCCAGCTTGCTTTTATTTTTGGTCCATTTGGCAAAATGACGGCGTCTAATCGTCGCGGACCGTTTCCATTCGCCTGCCGGACTGCAGGGAACTCTTCAATTAAGGTGCCGCCTACCTTTTCCCAATACTTCATCATCATCGGAATTTCCCGCTTGCTCATGAATTTCTACCTTTTCTAGGGCGGCATTGATTTGGAGGTTCTCCCTCTCCAAAACAACATTTTCCACGACAAGTCTTTATACAATATTAAAGGCCCGGGCACAGCCTAAACTTTTATTTTTCAGATACCAGGTTAAATTGGCGAAGGCATCCTGCCCTTTGATGGTCAATTGAAAGAGTTCTTCCCACGTCATATGAGAAAAATGTTTCTTATACTGGGGCTGTAAAAGGGATCGCATATTTCGCATCACGGGATGGCTCTCCGGCCTCCCTCTTTTCACATTCATGACATGTTGGTTCCGGAGGTTCACCACATGCCACTCCGCATCACCTTCCAGTTTGGCCATAGAAGCCGCAAAGATCATATTTCGAAATAATTGCTCATAGAACAGGGGTGGGAGGTTCTCAAGGTCGATGATGTGACTGGCGTCGATGATCGTATTGTTGGTGCAATACCGTTGGATCAGCTTTTCTTTTTTCTTTGGTTTATCCCCCTCGCTCTCTTCTTTGTCCATGGCCAACGAGTTTTTACTCCCGAATTTGGCCTCGATACAGATGACCGCCTTTTGCGGGACGATCAACATAATATCCGGCTCCGTCCCGAATCGTTTCATATCTCCCTCTAATTGACGGCGAACTTCTTCCAAAGGGGGATACTTGCTAAAGGTCTGATGCTTCAGGTCGATCTTTCCTCCCCACAAATAGAGCTCCACTTCTTCCTCAACTTTTCTCCGCAAGAAATGACTGACGAGCCTCTGCAGGGCTTCCCCATTAGCGAGCAACTCCGTAAACACATTGTAGGTGAGGGCGTCTTCGCTGTTTTCATAACATAACCGCCCGGACTCCAATTTATTCCCGTTTTTAAGAAAATTTTGAATGTAATAGTCACTGTGAAATAATAAATTTCTCTTGGTAGCCGTAATGAGGGCATTTCGGTCTTGCCCGTTGTGATAGACAAACCCATTGCTATGCACTCGAATGCCGTGTTCAGGACAAAAAGGCAGGTACCGCATGGTTCCCTTATATTTTTGAAACGGCGCTTTATGGCGGCCCATATCCGTGGAACAGTTTTTCACGGGACATTGACTGTTCCATAATCGAGTCACCTGGAGATCATTGCGAAGGAAGGACATGGTGCAAGTCGAGTGAGCCATTGGTACATCTCCTATTGACCAAGTTTTTGGCATTGTCTGCAGTTCCAAACAAGGTATTCAAAGCCAATCGCCGAGGAGGGCCTTCCATCCAGAAGAGGGGCCTTTCCTTCTCATTCATCGGCTCGACCCTCCATGAAACTGAATGAAAATGGCTCATGGAGAGTCTGATAAACGCCCTTCATACTCTCTCACCATCGACTCCAAGCCGATTACTACCCCAACTGATCGAATGATCAAAAAGAAAAGGTGTATTCCGGCTGATGATCGGCGGGGATGACGGAGGGGAAGATGGATTGAACTTGTCTTTTAAGTTAGATGCCGGGGTTCGTCCAGGCCGCAGAGGTTTTGAGAATCTCATTCTGCACGGTGCCATTATCTCTTGGGGCGCCTCTTCCTTTTTCAGTGCATTCCGGGGTTTCGCCCCCGTACGACGAGCCACTTTTGTTTCGGCAAAAGTGGCCAAAACCATGTTGACCGTGGCATGGCCCTTCGGGTGCCCTGCGCGGTTCACCAGCACCGGCGGCGGGCAAACTCGCTGCGCTCAGACACTGCCCGCCTTTTTTCCGGTGCCGGTTGCACGGCTCGGCCATGTCACAAGGTCGGGGGATCATAAAGGAGGAGGGCGGCCCAACTCGCAGGGCTCACACAAGGGCCGCTAGCGGATAAGAGCGTCCCTCCCTTGGGCCAGCCGGCAGGCGTCGAACTACAGAAGAAACACCGTTCGCGCCACAGGGTCAGGGCTTCCATTCACACATCACTCCCACCTTTTCCCCTCTACTTCAGCCCCTTCTCCCCTCCCCCATTTCTATTGGATAACATCCGGTTTGAGTGGGAAAGACTTTATCTTTTCGTTTTTCTCCGGCCTTAATTGGTTGAGAGGATAAAGATGGGTACCCAATAACGAATGTCGGGCATGACGAAGAGGGATGGATTGATGGAGAAGAGCAGATGGTTTCCCGTTGAAAAATATCGAGCAAGACAGGGGAGGATGAATTCCTGCCAAGGACCTGCGAGAATAACTATAGTGTAAGGAATGGGATCAACCCTTTTGTTGAGTAATTATTTGCCAACTAGCGAAAAAAGGGGGAAGATGCCTTTCAGAAAATAAAGAATGAACCAGTGGTCTTTCCTAAAACCATGAAGAAAACTTAACAGCCCATGACCCCCGAAGATTACATGCGCCTAGCAATCGTCATGGCGCAGAAGGTCCCCCAATATCTATTCGGAGCCGTAATCGTTCGCAGGACAACTGGGGATATCGGCAAAGTCTTCACCGGCTTCCAAAAGTACCTCTACCAACCTCAAGCCGTGGCATGGACACCATCCAGGAAATCTATTGGGTAGTGGATGAACGCACACAAAGAGGGGTCAATTGGAAGACTGATGACCCCCAGGCAATGTAAGATGGACCTTTGCCATGAAACTCTCTAATGCCGCCAGGGCTATTGTGGATGTCAGAAAGCTTCGCGACTATTGTCTCAGCCGTGAACATCCGCGAGGTCAACACAAAGCCCGTGTCTTTCAGAGCGCCTTGGGATGGACTGCCGCCTCGGCAGAAGAGGTTCGTCGAAGGCTACTTGAAGTCGTACAGAGGGAAGAAGCCACTTTCCTCGGTTCAGATGACTATGGAAAACGGTATGCGCTAGACTTTTCAGTACACGGCCCCGCTGGGCCAGTAACTGTTCGAAGCTTGTGGATCGTTCGCCGTGATGAGGACTTTCCACGATTCGCCTCATGCTATATCCTATAGGAAGGAGATTACCTCATGATTCAAGATATTTGTGTCCTGGATGTGGTCGCCTTGACTCAGGATATTCCTGAGAGCAGCTTGCTGCGAGGACAAGTGGGGACCGTGGTGGAATCCCTTGGACCAGATATGTTTGAAGTGGAATTTGTGGATAATGACGGCCGAACCTACGCGACGCTCCCCCTGAATTCCAGCCAACTCCTCGTGCTGCATTACCAACCTGCGTGATCTCGCTATTTTATCCGTTCCTGTCATTTTCGATGGAGGGAATTTTCCTAATGAGGGGTTTATGCCTGAAGGGGTAAGGTGTGATCCAGAGACGGGCAGACCTCCAAATGGACTCTCATTAGATTGAACACCTTCATTGTCTCTGGCAAACGATGTGAGGAATTCTGGTAAGCGTGAAAAAAAATGAACATGAGCCCCTCTGATTATATGCGCCTGGCCATTGTCATGGCGCAAAAGGTCCCCCAATATCCATTTGGGGCCGTGATCGTTCGACAGGCAACCGGAGAGGTCCTCGCAAAAGGGTACAACCGTTCTTCCCGCAATCCTATCGTTCACGGTGAAATCGATGTCATCAATCGTTGTGCGGCGGCCCATGCACCGGTGGATTGGACCACCCTAGATTTGTATACGACCGCTGAACCCTGTCCCATGTGTCAGAGTGCGATCGAGTGGGCCGGCATGGCCAACGTATACTTTGGCACGTCGATTCCGTTTCTCCAACAACATGGGTGGCGGCAAATTGATATTCGGGCTGAGGAGGTGGCACGGCGGACGCCTTTTCGGAATACGAAAGTTATTGGGGGGATTCTGGAGCAAGAATGTAATGCGTTGTTTGAGGCGGCGCAGCGCGATGTCTTGAAGAAATAAATTTCTCGACTTTCAATTTAAAAAAATCATGCGCCGGGTGTCGGCCCGGCAGCCGAGGCACTTTTGTTTCGGCAAAAGTAGCCAAAACCATTTTGGCCGTGGCATGGCCCTTCGGGTGTCCTCCGCGGTTCACCGTCACCGGCGGCGGGCAAACTCGCTGCGCTCAAACACTGCCCGCCTTTTCTCCGGTGCCGGCTGCACTGCTCGGCCATGCCACCAGGCCAGGGATGCATAGAGGAAAAGGGTGAATGAACAAACCGGCTGGAAAAAGTAGGGGGACCGTATGCGATATGCCATTGTGATTGAAAAATCGCCTGCAAACTTTGCGGCGTATGTGCCGGATTTACCTGGGTGTGTGGCAACCGGGGCGACCCTGGATGAAACTGAAACACTCATACGAGAAGCGATTGAATTCCATCTCGAAGGAATACAGGCCGATGGCCAACCTCTCCCACCTCCCAGTTGCCAAGTCGAATACGTCGAAGTTTCAGTCTAACTCCTCTTTCCACTGTGTTCCTTACATACGGGGTTTCGTCCCCGTGCGACGAGCCACTTTTGTTTCGGCAAAAGTGGCCAAAACCATTCACGCCCCGGCTGGCCTCATTGCAGAGGAGGGACGCCAACTCTGAAGAGGGCGGCCCAACTCGCAGGGCTCAAACAAGGTCCGCTAAATGCTAGGAGCGTCCCTCCTTGGGGCCAGCCGGCAGGCGTCGAATCAATGGGCCGCCTGCTGATTTGAGCGCCGGACCGCTTGGCTGACCTGCAGGTGATAGTTCGGAAAAAACCTAGCCATATTTTCCTCTGTTCGATGATGGTATGGTACTGACACCGAAGGGTCAGTCCGTCATCGTGCGGACCATATGGATTGTTGATAAGGGCGAAAATCGGCCTCGATTGGTGACGGCCTATCCACGAGAACAGGAGTCTTGACCATGATCAAAGAACATGACCGGGTAGTTTTAGCCGTTGACGTTCCCTCTGAAGCCCTTGTGGCGGGAGATGTCGGAACGATCGTTCATGTCTATCAGGACAAGCAGGCCTACGAGGTGGAATTTACCACCCTGGAAGGGAAAACCGCTGCAGTCGTGACATTGGAGGTTCTTCAGGTTCGTCCGGTGGGCAAACGCGAGATCACTCATGCTCGCGAGTTGGCTTCTCGATAACCCAAATCCCCACGCCGCGTCACCGATCTACATCTCGGATGTTTTGATTCGCTTATCTCTCTCACACAGCCGCGCATTCGCGCGATGGGTTTCCTTCTCTCTACCACAAAATGAGTCTCTCAGCTGTCGTTCAAAAACTGTGGAACTCATGCCACGTCCTTCGTGAGGACGGAATGACCTAGGGCAATTTCCTTTCGGACAGCACGTGAAGGACCGATCTATTCCTGGGTTCGTCCCGGCAGCCGAGGTCCTTTTGTTTCGGCAAAAGTGGCCAAAACCATTGACGCCCCGTCTGGCCTCATTGGAGCGGAGGGACGCCACATATGAAGAGGGCGGCCCAACTCGCATGGCTCAAACAAGGCCTCCCAGATGCGAAGAGCGTCCCCCCCGTGTCAGCCGGCATGCGTCGGACTAAAACGAACCTTGCAGGGCTTCCGCCGAGATCTATTTGAAAACAAGAGAAGATGGGCTCGGCTTTAAGGAGGCTCAGGGTCTTGGGCTTTGCTATGGGCATGACCTTACGGGAGGAATTTTTCCTATTAACCCCAATTCTAGCTTACAATAAGGAAGTCTGGTAGATTGCCAAAATTTACAACTTCGGA contains:
- a CDS encoding DUF262 domain-containing protein, whose product is MKISTVLDHIDSGHMALPEFQRGYVWNRDQVRGFFNSLYRRHPVGGLLVWATESKTAAHRGDGPLAAGVVKLLLDGQQRMTSLYGVVRGKPPKFFDGNTQAFTGLRFHLETETFAFYQPLKMQDDPLWIDVTALMKKGTAGLGEFVTRLSTQAALAPKVGDYVARLSGLLGVTEIDLHIEEVSGADKTLDVVVDIFNRVNSGGTKLSKGDLALAKICADWPEARDTMKAKLKEWGKADYHFNLDWLLRSVNTALTGEAKFQFLHEKTAEEIQDGLKRAVKHIDTSLNLISGRLGLDHDQVFFGRFGVPVMVRYLDQRTGTMNEKERDKLLFWFVQAGMWGRFSGSTESFIDQDLAALEGADGGLDKLLEQLRLWHGGLRVEPGNFTGWSLGARFYPVLYLLTRMGEARDWGTGLPLKANLLGKMSRLEVHHIFPKAQLYKRKFKKPEVNALANFCFLTKDTNLDIRDRLPEEYYLEVEKNHPGALASQWIPMDRALWKIECFREFLEARKELLALEVNRRMEELLHGNSRWLKGPTAAVPTIVGVGVGTSSEEEDAQLKALNDWMEGQSLPPGALAYDFADPATGEQKALLDLAWPNGIQEELSQPVAVLLNEGAETIAIASQAGYRCFTSVSEFQKYVHAEVLAEEALN
- a CDS encoding HsdR family type I site-specific deoxyribonuclease, coding for MSEIGQTERATQNRIIALFRDELHYRYLDDWTDREGNSNIEEGLLTDYLTKSGYTPAQISKASYDLRTEADNHSRGLYGNNQKVYNLLRYGVPVKIEAGKVTDTVQLINWKRPEQNVFAIAEEVTLKGNHERRPDIVLYVNGIAIGLLELKNSRVSIGDGIRQSLSNQQLEFNGWFFSTLQFIFAGNDSEGLQYGTIGTPEKYFLKWKEEEEEDNTRFKLDKYLLKMCRKDRLLELMHDFVLFDGGIKKLPRAHQYFGVKAAQQHVRQKKDGIIWHTQGSGKSIVMVLLAKWILENNPHARVAILTDRDELDKQIERVFTESGEAIKRTSSGRDLMQQLSQATPRLLCSLVHKFGKKGKKTDEEFKQFIEELKSQPSHAVGEVFVFVDECHRTQSGRLHKTMKALMPNAVFIGFTGTPLLKEDKQTSLEVFGGYIHTYKFSEGVEDGVVLDLVYEARDIDQRLGSVDKIDAWFEAKTKGLNDWQKAELKQKWGTMQNVLSSKSRMDRVISDIVFDFSVKPRLSSERGNAILVASSIYEACKYFSLFQKTPFKGKCAVVTSYNPLAKDVTLEETGANTETDKQFIFNIYSELLEEIEAKPGMTKTETYEDWAKALFTKEPANMKLLVVVDKLLTGFDAPPCTYLYIDKSMQDHGLFQAICRVNRLDGEDKDFGYIVDYKDLFKKVENAIAVYTSELDHSAGGADPEVLLQDRLKKGRERLDQALEALGLLCEPVEPPKGELEHIHYFCGNTEIPADLQEREPQRAALYKGTVALVRAYANIADELEAAGYSEADISRIKQQLDHYLNVREIIRKASGESLDLKAYEADMRHLLDTYIEADEPRKISPFDNMGLLELIVKTGIANAIATQLGGLKGNKNAIAETIENNVRRKIIKEHLSDPAYYDKMSALLNEIIAARRSKAIEYEEYLKRIAELAKKVEAGQAEDLPVQLNTPGCRALYNNLRRGAAGNANAAETSPSYGNTPHDAVLELAIKIDDTVKRTRPDGWRGVQARERVIKAALYGILQNEVEVERIFLIIKQQKEY
- a CDS encoding SprT family zinc-dependent metalloprotease, whose product is MVSQITLGDITVDVVKKGIRNIHLSVNPPTGHVRISAPLRMDLDTIRVFAITKLGWIKSQQHKMCEQARETPREYLNRESHYVWGTRYLLTVNERDQSPSVELTHNRMRLRVRPDTDAHKRQTIIEDWYRAQLKQAVAPLIAKWEPLIGVKVKQFFVQRMKTKWGSCNPVARSIRLNSDLAKKPQECLEYIVVHEMVHLLESTHNARFVSLMDRFMPKWQFYRDQLNRLPVRHQHWGY
- a CDS encoding DUF4926 domain-containing protein: MIQDICVLDVVALTQDIPESSLLRGQVGTVVESLGPDMFEVEFVDNDGRTYATLPLNSSQLLVLHYQPA
- a CDS encoding nucleoside deaminase; translation: MSPSDYMRLAIVMAQKVPQYPFGAVIVRQATGEVLAKGYNRSSRNPIVHGEIDVINRCAAAHAPVDWTTLDLYTTAEPCPMCQSAIEWAGMANVYFGTSIPFLQQHGWRQIDIRAEEVARRTPFRNTKVIGGILEQECNALFEAAQRDVLKK
- a CDS encoding type II toxin-antitoxin system HicB family antitoxin: MRYAIVIEKSPANFAAYVPDLPGCVATGATLDETETLIREAIEFHLEGIQADGQPLPPPSCQVEYVEVSV
- a CDS encoding DUF4926 domain-containing protein gives rise to the protein MIKEHDRVVLAVDVPSEALVAGDVGTIVHVYQDKQAYEVEFTTLEGKTAAVVTLEVLQVRPVGKREITHARELASR